The following nucleotide sequence is from Pseudomonas sp. S09G 359.
CTATCAGGTGCGGTATTCCGCATTGATCTTCACGTACTCGTGGGACAGGTCAGTGGTCCAGATGGTTTCGCTGCACTCGCCACGACCCAACTCGATACGGATGGTGATTTCTTCCTGCTGCATCACCGCCGAGCCCTGGGCTTCGGTGTAACTCTCGGCGCGGGCGCCACGGCTGGCGATGCACACGTCACCGAGGAACACGTCGATCTTGCTCACGTCCAGGTCCGGCACGCCCGCCCGGCCGACGGCGGCGAGGATACGGCCCCAGTTCGGGTCAGAGGCGAACAATGCGGTCTTGATCAGTGGCGAGTGGGCCACGGTGTAACCCACATCCAGGCATTCCTGGTGGTTGCCGCCGCCGTTGACTTCAACGGTAACGAATTTGGTCGCGCCTTCGCCGTCACGCACGATGGCCTGGGCGACCTCCATGCACACCTCGAACACGGCTTGCTTCAAGGCGGTGAACAGCGGCCCGCTGGCATAGGTGATTTCCGGCACGTTGGCCTGGCCGGTGGCGATCAGCATGCAGCAGTCGTTGGTCGAAGTGTCGCCATCGATGGTGATGCGGTTGAACGACTTGTTGGCACCGTCCAGGATCAGGCTTTGCAGCACATCGCGGGAAACTTTGGCGTCGGTGGCGATGTAACCGAGCATGGTCGCCATGTTCGGGCGGATCATGCCCGCGCCCTTGCTGATACCGGTCACGGTCACGGTCACGCCGTCGTGCACGAACTGGCGGCTCGCGCCTTTTGGCAGGGTGTCGGTGGTCATGATGCCGGTCGCGGCGGCCGCCCAGTTATCCACAGACAGGTCATCCAGCGCGGCTTGCAGCGCGCCTTCGATTTTCTCGACCGGCAGCGGCTCGCCGATAACACCGGTGGAGTACGGCAGCACTTGGCTGGCGTCCACACCGGTCAACTGAGCCAGCTTGGCGCAGGTGCGTGCAGCAGCCACCAGGCCAGGTTCGCCGGTACCGGCGTTGGCGTTGCCGGTGTTGGTCAGCAGGTAGCGGATAGAGCCTGCAACACGCTGCTTGGCCAGGATTACCGGTGCAGCGCAGAAGGCGTTGAGGGTGAACACACCCGCGACGGTCGAGCCTTCGGCACAGCGCATCACCACCACATCCTTGCGCCCCGGGCGCTTGATGCCGGCCGAAGCGATACCGAGTTCAAAACCGGCAACCGGGTGCAATGTGGGCAAAGGACCAAGACCAACAGCCATGAATGCGCTCCTTAAAAATAGATGATGTCTGTGCCGTCATTATCGACGGTGAAATTAATGGCAAAAACGCCGCGACGGCAGAGGCCGGTCGCGGCGCAGGGTGTAGCAGCGTCAGGCAAAAATCTTAGTTGATTTCGCCGTGGCAGTGTTTGAACTTCTTGCCCGAACCACACCAGCACAGTTCGTTGCGGCCCAGTTTCTGATCGTTG
It contains:
- the argJ gene encoding bifunctional glutamate N-acetyltransferase/amino-acid acetyltransferase ArgJ; this translates as MAVGLGPLPTLHPVAGFELGIASAGIKRPGRKDVVVMRCAEGSTVAGVFTLNAFCAAPVILAKQRVAGSIRYLLTNTGNANAGTGEPGLVAAARTCAKLAQLTGVDASQVLPYSTGVIGEPLPVEKIEGALQAALDDLSVDNWAAAATGIMTTDTLPKGASRQFVHDGVTVTVTGISKGAGMIRPNMATMLGYIATDAKVSRDVLQSLILDGANKSFNRITIDGDTSTNDCCMLIATGQANVPEITYASGPLFTALKQAVFEVCMEVAQAIVRDGEGATKFVTVEVNGGGNHQECLDVGYTVAHSPLIKTALFASDPNWGRILAAVGRAGVPDLDVSKIDVFLGDVCIASRGARAESYTEAQGSAVMQQEEITIRIELGRGECSETIWTTDLSHEYVKINAEYRT